The genomic window TGGAGCATGGCCGACGAGGGAGAGCATGCCTACGTCTTCTACGCCGGCAGGAACATAAGGGACACGCTCGTGGGCATAGCAGCCAACATAGCCATAAACGCCGGCCTCGCCGACCCGGAGAAGCCCGTGGTTGTTATAGCGGACAGCGATGAGGATGAGAACCTGGTAAAAGGCTCAGCCAGAACCACTGAGAAGGCATTGGCCAAGGGCTACCACCTGGGAGAGGCGCTCAGAGAGGTGGCTGAAAAGCTCGGCGGTGAGGGCGGGGGACACGCAATAGCCGCTGGAATCCGCTTCCCGAAGAACAAGCTGGACGAGTTCATAAGGCTCTTCAACGAGGCGCTTGGGAGGCAGGTCGGGGAGGGAAAGGGCAGTGAAGATTGAGGCCAGGGTAGAGATAGTCTGGCACTACGGCGATCCTGGAAGGGCGGAGGCTATAGCCGAGGCACTGGAAGTGGACAACGTGGGCCTTCCTGAGAGCCTAAAGAAAAGTTTAAATGTGCTAACCCGATGGGAAGATGGGGACGTCATAACAAAGGTTAAATACTCGGGTGAGATTGAGACACTCATCAAAGCGCTGGACGATTTGGTGTTTTCAATCAAAATCGCCGAAGATGTTACCGAAAAGGTGTGAACTGGAGGTGTTGAGATGGCAAAGGGTAACCCAAGGAAGAGGGCTGCTGCTACCAAGGATAAGTGGAAGATGAAAGAGTGGTACATAGTTTACGCTCCGGACTTCTTCGGAAGCAAGGAGATCGGCCTCACCCCTGCCGACGAGCCAGAGAAGGTCATCGGTCGTGTTATAGAGACCACCCTCAAGGATCTCACCGGCGACTTCACCAAGGGCCAGGTCAAGCTCTACTTCCAGATCTACGACGTCAAGGGGCAGAACGCCTACACCAAGTTCAAGGGCCACACCCTCGCGAGGAGCTACATAAGGAGCCTCGTTAGGAGGAGGACCACCAGGGTTGACGGCATATTCAATATCACCACCAAGGACGGCTACAAGCTCCGCGTCATGGGCATGGTCATCGCCTACAGGCGCATCCAGACCAGCCAGGAGAGGGCCATAAGGGAGATCATCAAGGAGATTATCTACAAGAAGGCCGAGGAGCTCAACTACAAGGACTTCATCCTTGAGGCCGTCAGCGGCAAGATGGGCGCCGAGATCGCCAAGGAGGCGCGCAAGATATACCCGATCAAGAGGGCCGAGATCAGGAAGATCAAGGTTCTCGCCGAGCCGGAGGCTTGATGCCTCCCAATTCTATTCTCCCACCGTTCGGCTACTCGGCAGACTTTTAAGCACCCGATCGCTTCTTCTCCAGGAGGTGCGGTTATGAAGTTCATAGTCAAGACCCAGCGGGGAATGGAGAGTGTCGCCGCCAACTACATCAAGGACTCCCTCCCGGATGCCAGTGTTTGGGCATCGCCGATGGGCTATTACGGTCTGGTCATCGTCGAGACAGACGAAGGAAATGCCGCTGAGAAGATACTGGAGATACCGGAGGTCGAGAGGCTGATCCCGGTCATCGTTGAGGTTCCAGCCGAGCTTGAGAAGATAGTGGAGAGCGCCGAAAAACTCGCCCCTTTGATAAGTGAAAACGAGACCTTCGCCGTGAAGACGAAGAGGCGTGGAAAGCACGGGTTCACCAGCATGGACGTTAACCGAGAGCTGGGCGCTAAAATAAGGGAGCTCACGAATGCCGATGTAAACCTCAGCTGGCCGGACAGAGTTGTTCAGGTTGAAATAATCGGAGACAAAGCTTACATTTCCGTGGTTCCAGGGGAAGAGTTCAGGAAGTTCAAGCCCGAAAAATTAGACGCGAGAAAACTTTTCCGCAAGGTTACGCTCGTTCAGATGCCCTATTGGGGTGATTACAAGGCATGCCGCTCCTTCGGTGAGAAGATTGGAAGGGCCGCGCAGGCCTTCGAGGTGAAAGAATTGATCATAGCCCCCAAGGAGAAGATGGACGCCTTTGAGCTTGCGGAGTTTATAAAGGGGGTTAGAATCGGTCAGGAGAGCAGGTACCAGATACAGCGCGAGGCGTATCCCTGGAAGGTTGAAAAGATACCAGTGAGCATCTGGGATCTTTACCAGGTCGTCCGCGATAAGAGACGGGGCAAGAGGCTACTCATCATCACCGATCCCAAAGGGCCAACGCTCGCCGAGGTGAAGGGGGAGCTCGCCAAGGACATGTTCTACGCGAAGGAGGTTGTAATCTTCGTCGGCTCCCGTGAGGGCATACCGCGCGGCCTTTTCAGATTCGCCGATTACATCGTTGACCTTGCACCGTACATGACGTTTGCCACGGAGCACGGCATTCCGGCGGCGCTTGTCTCGCTCTGGGAGGTTTACGAGGAGTACGCAAGAGAGCGGGAGGAAAAGGCCTAATTTTTCTTTAATTCTTCAATTCCGGAATTACGTTTGGCGAGGCGTCAGGCCCTAAGGTCCTCCTCACCCTTCGGGAATCCGCCGTAGTCATCATCCGCCGAGAAAAGTTCTCGCGGTGCTTTTAAAACTTCATGCGAGAAGGTAGAAGAGGCCAGCACCGACGAAACCGCCGAGGAGAG from Thermococcus sp. MAR1 includes these protein-coding regions:
- a CDS encoding SPOUT family RNA methylase: MKFIVKTQRGMESVAANYIKDSLPDASVWASPMGYYGLVIVETDEGNAAEKILEIPEVERLIPVIVEVPAELEKIVESAEKLAPLISENETFAVKTKRRGKHGFTSMDVNRELGAKIRELTNADVNLSWPDRVVQVEIIGDKAYISVVPGEEFRKFKPEKLDARKLFRKVTLVQMPYWGDYKACRSFGEKIGRAAQAFEVKELIIAPKEKMDAFELAEFIKGVRIGQESRYQIQREAYPWKVEKIPVSIWDLYQVVRDKRRGKRLLIITDPKGPTLAEVKGELAKDMFYAKEVVIFVGSREGIPRGLFRFADYIVDLAPYMTFATEHGIPAALVSLWEVYEEYAREREEKA
- a CDS encoding 30S ribosomal protein S3ae — protein: MAKGNPRKRAAATKDKWKMKEWYIVYAPDFFGSKEIGLTPADEPEKVIGRVIETTLKDLTGDFTKGQVKLYFQIYDVKGQNAYTKFKGHTLARSYIRSLVRRRTTRVDGIFNITTKDGYKLRVMGMVIAYRRIQTSQERAIREIIKEIIYKKAEELNYKDFILEAVSGKMGAEIAKEARKIYPIKRAEIRKIKVLAEPEA
- a CDS encoding KEOPS complex subunit Pcc1, which gives rise to MKIEARVEIVWHYGDPGRAEAIAEALEVDNVGLPESLKKSLNVLTRWEDGDVITKVKYSGEIETLIKALDDLVFSIKIAEDVTEKV